One window of Nicotiana tomentosiformis chromosome 11, ASM39032v3, whole genome shotgun sequence genomic DNA carries:
- the LOC104119628 gene encoding aluminum-activated malate transporter 2-like: protein MEIGSVSHEKAGCFTNGLMWFKSLPRRLFAKLVEIAKQTKKIGKDDPRRVIHSLKVGLALTLVSLFYYFQPLYNSFGVSAMWAIMTVVVVFEFSVGATLGKGLNRGMATLLAGALGVGAHYLASATGKVAEPILLGLFVFLQAFTSTFVRFFPQVKARYDYGMLIFILTFCLVSISGFRVDEIVDMAHQRLSTILIGASVCVIVSIFVCPVWAGEDLHKLVAQNIEKLGKFLEGFGEEISKSSEGEESKDAKTSLAEYKSVLNSKNAEEILANFARWEPGHGQFKYRHPWKQYLKIGSLTRQCACKVDALNGYINSEIKAPKEIKGMIKETTTKMSIESGKALKELARSVKTMTSPLSANKHVSNAKTAAKNLKSLLISGFSEDINLLEVIPVAAVASILTDIVICVEEIAESVNELASLAHFSSKETKVDSTKESNIEATQSRKIHACSQHVVITIQESAQVQSSVQLTDQNMKL, encoded by the exons ATGGAAATAGGATCTGTAAGCCATGAGAAGGCTGGTTGTTTCACCAATGGATTGATGTGGTTTAAATCCTTGCCTAGAAGATTATTTGCTAAGCTAGTTGAAATTGCTAAGCAAACCAAGAAAATTGGCAAAGATGATCCAAGAAGAGTGATTCATTCACTTAAAGTTGGATTAGCACTAACTTTGGTTTCATTATTCTACTATTTCCAACCCCTTTATAATAGTTTTGGCGTTTCAGCGATGTGGGCTATAATGACGGTTGTTGTTGTCTTCGAGTTTTCTGTTG GTGCAACACTTGGAAAAGGGTTAAATAGGGGAATGGCAACCTTGCTAGCTGGAGCATTAGGGGTTGGAGCACATTATTTGGCTAGTGCAACTGGTAAAGTTGCGGAGCCAATACTTCTTGGGCTATTTGTTTTTTTACAAG CATTTACATCAACTTTCGTAAGATTCTTTCCTCAAGTGAAGGCCAGATATGATTATGGAATGCTAATTTTCATCTTAACATTTTGTTTGGTTTCAATATCTGGTTTCCGAGTGGATGAAATAGTGGATATGGCTCATCAAAGACTGTCCACTATACTCATTGGTGCCTCTGTTTGTGTTATTGTCTCAATCTTTGTTTGCCCTGTCTGGGCTGGTGAGGATCTCCACAAATTAGTGGCTCAAAATATTGAGAAGCTTGGCAAATTCTTAGAAG GATTTGGAGAAGAGATTTCTAAATCATCAGAGGGTGAAGAATCAAAAGATGCTAAAACATCCTTGGCCGAGTACAAAAGTGTTCTCAATTCAAAGAATGCTGAAGAAATTTTG GCTAATTTTGCAAGATGGGAGCCAGGGCACGGGCAATTTAAGTATAGGCATCCATGGAAACAGTACTTAAAAATTGGAAGTCTCACTAGGCAATGTGCATGCAAAGTTGATGCACTCAATGGCTATATCAACTCTGAAATCAAA GCACCAAAAGAAATCAAGGGAATGATAAaggaaacaacaacaaaaatgagCATAGAATCTGGGAAAGCACTAAAAGAATTAGCACGTTCTGTGAAAACAATGACTTCTCCCTTATCAGCTAATAAACATGTCTCAAACGCAAAAACAGCAGCCAAAAACCTGAAATCACTTCTCATATCTGGCTTCTCGGAAGATATTAACTTACTAGAAGTCATACCAGTGGCTGCAGTTGCATCAATACTAACCGATATCGTcatttgtgttgaagaaattgcTGAATCTGTTAATGAGCTTGCTTCTTTAGCTCATTTTAGCAGCAAAGAAACAAAGGTAGATTCAACAAAAGAATCCAATATTGAAGCAACACAAAGCAGAAAAATACATGCTTGTTCTCAACATGTTGTTATTACTATTCAGGAGAGTGCACAAGTCCAATCTTCAGTTCAACTAACAGACCAGAATATGAAATTGTGA
- the LOC138901912 gene encoding uncharacterized protein — protein sequence MPDIPKYDGTTDPRDHIIAFTTGVKGNDLTKQEIESVLVKKFGEILTKGVLIWYSLLPENFIDSLVELAYLFIKAHSGAQKVERGMEDIFKVKQGDTELLREFVDRFQRERMLLPRVPDNWAAMALTSNLNEKSSEATRRLKESLREFPATTWNDVYNRYSTKLRIEEDTIAQSRVEENIGLKRSESEKRSDKKLFSEKGKQAYMKNRQEPPKPSSPKRTVNVINGGEEVNGVTYTAARKTTKFIITHGKRTSQTLEDSNITFDDAYADGLMIPHNDALVISLLIHDTNVKRVLIDPGSSVNIILLRVVNKMLMGDRVVPKARSLSGFDNSTVITKGEIELSTYAEGVIKETKFQVIDTDMAYNVILGRPWIHDMEDVPSTLYQVNKFP from the exons ATGCCTGACATCCCGAAATATGATGGAACGACCGATCCACGTGACCACATTATTGCATTCACCACGGGAgtaaaaggcaatgatttaaccaagcaggAGATTGAATCTGTGCTGGTCAAAAAGTTTGGGGAAATACTTACTAAAGGAGTGTTAATATGGTACtctcttttacctgaaaattTTATTGATTCTCTTGTTGAGCTTGCATatctatttataaaagcacactcgGGTGCACAAAAAGTTGAAAGGGGAATGGAGGATATATTCAAAGTAAAGCAAGGAGATACAGAATTGCTTCGAGAATTTGTAGACAGATTCCAACGTGAAAGAATGTTGCTTCCAAGAGTACCTGACAATTGGGCGGCCATGGCACTTACAAGCAATCTAaacgagaaaagttcagaagctaCGAGGAGGCTTAAAGAGAGCCTACGAGAATTCCCTGCCACGACATGGAATGATGTCTATAATAGGTACAGCACTAAGTTACGGATCGAAGAAGATACCATAGCTCAGTCAAGGGTTGAAGAAAATATAGGTTTGAAgcggtcagaatctgagaagAGGTCTGATAAAA AATTGTTCAGCGAGAAAGGCAAACAAGCTTACATGAAAAATAGGCAAGAGCCCCCAAAACCTTCGTCTCCAAAGAGAACAGTAAATGTGATAAACGGCGGAGAAGAAGTCAACGGCGTAACCTATACAGCCGCGAGaaaaacaacaaaattcataataACTCACGGGAAGCGAACTAGCCAAACTCTGGAAGACAGCAACATAACCTTTGATGATGCATATGCCGATGGATTAATGattcctcacaatgatgcactggtaatatctttacttatacatgatactaacgtaaaacgagttttgattgaccCAGGTAGCTCTGTGAATATTATTCTATTACGAGTGGTGAACAAAATGTTGATGGGCGATCGTGTAGTTCCAAAAGCACGTTCCTTATCTGGGTTTGATAACTCAACCGTTATTACAAAGGGCGAGATTGAACTAAGCACATACGCAGAGGGGGTCATCAAAGAAACAAAATTTCAAGTGATAGACACAGATATGGCCTATAATGTGATTCTTGGGAGGCcgtggattcatgatatggaAGATGTGCCATCCACATTGTATCAGGTTAACAAATTCCCTTGA
- the LOC138901911 gene encoding uncharacterized protein — MAIENDQTNNTTPAYTATTSANGNFMTSTSFPTIDHNHPLYLQPTDTPGSFLISFQLIGSDNYALWSRAMRIGLLGKSKLGFVDGRFPKSKFEPELHDLWEKVNAIVLSWIMNVVRPGLLSSVLYASSAHKVWEDLKERFDKVNGLIILYLHREVHTLTQGFMTVTDYFSKLRELWDKFDALMPCPGCPCPESKKYAQHFEYQRLIQFLGLNESYSQ; from the coding sequence ATGGCGATTGAAAATGATCAAACCAACAATACTACTCCTGCTTACACTGCCACAACCTCAGCAaatggaaatttcatgacaagtACTTCCTTTCCTACCATTGATCATAATCACCCTCTGTATCTACAGCCAACCGATACACCAGGTAGTTTTCTGATCTCTTTTCAACTTATTGGATCTGATAACTATGCTTTGTGGAGTCGCGCAATGAGAATTGGCCTGCTAGGTAAGAGTAAATTAGGATTTGTCGATGGTAGGTTTCCTAAGTCTAAGTTTGAGCCTGAACTCCATGATCTGTGGGAGAAAGTGAATGCTATTGTCTTGTCTTGGATAATGAATGTTGTGAGGCCGGGGTTGCTAAGTAGTGTTCTATATGCATCTAGTGCTCATAAAGTTTGGGAAGACTTAAAAGAGAGATTTGATAAAGTAAATGGTTTAATAATTCTGTATCTACATAGAGAGGTTCACACTTTGACTCAAGGATTTATGACTGTAACTGACTATTTCTCCAAACTAAGAGAGCTTTGGGATAAATTTGATGCTCTTATGCCATGCCCTGGCTGTCCCTGTCCTGAGTCAAAGAAGTATGCTCAACACTTTGAATATCAAAGGCTCATTCAATTTCTTGGCTTAAATGAGTCTTACTCTCAGTAA